The Oleidesulfovibrio alaskensis DSM 16109 genome includes the window CTTCTGTCCAGACGGCGGCTGCGGCGCCTTCGTGCAGGTAGACGCCGATGTAGCGGTACAGGGTCTGGAAGGTGATGATGAAGATGATGGCCAGCATGCCTGCAACCAGAAACGGCTTTTCAAAGTTGGCATCAAGCCAGCCCAGTATTCCGGGGCGGCTTTCCAGAGAGCCGCTGGAGCATTCGCCCTGAGCGTTCATGATGGCGGCTGTGACGTTGGGATCTGACATTATGACCTCTTGGTTGCGTTGTCGGAAAAGCGGCTTTCCGGGGCAGGAAGCGGGCAGGCCCCCTGCCCCGGTTTCTGTTTACTGCTGGGTTTCCTGCACCAGTTTGATCAGTTCGGCAGGAATGTCGTCTTTGAACTTGTCCCAGACGGGGCGGGTGCGTTCGACCAGCTTGGCGCGCTCTTCGGGGCTCAGTCTGGTCACCGTGATGCCCTGTTCGATGAATGCGTCTTCCGCTTTCTTTTCAAGCTCGCTGGTGATGGAGCGCTGATAGGTCAGTGCTTCGCGGCCTGCTTCTGTCAGAATCTGCTGCACATCGGCAGGCAGGCTGTCGTAGTAGGCTTTGTTCATCATCAGCAGGTGCATGCTGTAGTTGTGGGCAGAATCTATTGCGTACTTCAGCACTTCGGTGTGCTTGGCGTCGTTGAGCAGCGAGAATGTGTTGCCTTCGCCGTCCACGGTGCCCTGCTGCAGAGCCGTGTAGGTCTCGCCCCACGAAATGGGGGTGGGAGCCATGCCCAGCGCGGCAGCCACGGCCACTTCAATGGGTGAGTCGGTGGTACGCACCTTAAGGTTTTTCAGATCGTCAGCGGTTTTGATGGGCTTTTTAGTGGTTACAAAATTGCGGTAACCATATTCGCTGTACATGATGGGCTTCAGACCGATGGAGGCGGCTATTTCATCCAGCTTTTTGCCCAGT containing:
- a CDS encoding TRAP transporter substrate-binding protein, which codes for MKHLLKAGALVALACIVTLTAGAQAHAAKRINIRLAHPMAPGNNVTVGYEKFKELVAEKSNGRVRIQLFGNCMLGSDRVTMEAAQRGTLEMASSSSPNMANFSKQWMVFDLPYITSPEHQQKLYKAIDDGELGKKLDEIAASIGLKPIMYSEYGYRNFVTTKKPIKTADDLKNLKVRTTDSPIEVAVAAALGMAPTPISWGETYTALQQGTVDGEGNTFSLLNDAKHTEVLKYAIDSAHNYSMHLLMMNKAYYDSLPADVQQILTEAGREALTYQRSITSELEKKAEDAFIEQGITVTRLSPEERAKLVERTRPVWDKFKDDIPAELIKLVQETQQ